Proteins encoded in a region of the Benincasa hispida cultivar B227 chromosome 2, ASM972705v1, whole genome shotgun sequence genome:
- the LOC120072061 gene encoding uncharacterized protein LOC120072061: MSSSIIQLLASEKLNGDNYGTWKLNINTILLIVDLRFDLTEECPRSSGPNANRTVRDVYDRWVKANEKAQVYILATISDLLSKKHERLATAKEFMDFLQGLFGQPSTFIMHDAIKFIYNCRMKEGTSVREHVLNMMVQFNVAEMNGTIMNEKSQVGFIMQSLPKSFFQFKMNAMMKKIEYNLTTLLKELQIYESFLQNKGSEA; encoded by the coding sequence ATGTCATCATCCATTATACAACTGCtagcttctgaaaaacttaaTGGTGATAATTACGGAACTTGGAAATTGAATATTAACACGATACTACTAATAGTTGATCTTCGATTCGATTTAACAGAGGAGTGTCCTCGATCCTCTGGTCCTAATGCAAACCGAACAGTTCGGGAtgtatatgacagatgggtcaaaGCTAATGAGAAGGCTCAAGTTTATATTTTAGCCACTATATCTGATTTATTGTCTAAGAAACACGAGAGGTTAGCTACTGCAAAGGAGTTCATGGACTTTTTACAGGGCctatttggacaaccgtccacatTTATCATGCATGACGCAATTAAATTCATTTACAACTGCAGAATGAAGGAAGGAACCTCCGTAAGGgaacatgttttgaacatgatggttcaATTCAATGTTGCAGAAATGAATGGAACCATCATGaatgagaagagtcaagttggATTCATCATGcagtctcttccgaagagcttttttcaattcaaaatgaaTGCCATGATGAAAAAGATAGAGTATAACTTGACAACTCTTCTCAAGGAACTCCAGATTTACGAATCTTTTTTGCAAAATAAAGGTTCAGAGGCataa